Proteins encoded within one genomic window of Micromonospora halotolerans:
- a CDS encoding protein kinase family protein, with protein MPSSTGPSIDTITEGGRVTQVGEGQEAEETSPPVATFGAPAVGEVLAERYELVEHINNDSAGRLVWRGVDVVLRRPVAVVLRYPGGDSATEMLQAAVAASRVIHPNLVGVYDAIDEADRAYVVREWVDGQSLREMVTADGPMDPARATAIGSAVASALAAVHATGMVHGNVHPGTVMISDDGRVVLADARTDGADSQENDLRAVGGVLYFALTGHWPHGEAPLHGATAGHGRAALPDAVRDAGGAIAAPRQVRAGVPAYLDDLTMDLLDPEIAPPSSDVLSAELNRLDIPADEHFLEQAGPLRFTADTEDEPSPLAAAGGRKVALGIAALLAVALVGLLIGINALGDDKDQGKEPVGQPSSSAPAAGGTSVPAAPVRKLNIQDVRIIDPDSRDRAEVRDAEKVIDGDPNEGWETQSYRNNGKFGGLKDGMGIWIDLGAPHTVKAIQATLSSTGASAELRAGKKEFPSSSSGDTQLVAAYTERIGQPFEDHDGTTMVFDGFNPEEKYQYLLFWITELPEKEGGGGWKLGVQEITVQGS; from the coding sequence ATGCCCAGCAGCACGGGTCCATCGATCGACACGATCACCGAGGGAGGACGGGTGACCCAGGTCGGCGAGGGTCAGGAGGCGGAGGAGACCTCTCCGCCGGTCGCGACCTTCGGTGCTCCCGCGGTCGGTGAGGTCCTGGCCGAGCGGTATGAGCTGGTCGAGCACATCAACAACGACAGCGCGGGCCGGCTGGTCTGGCGCGGGGTCGACGTCGTGCTGCGCCGACCGGTCGCGGTGGTCCTCCGCTACCCGGGTGGCGATTCCGCCACCGAGATGCTCCAGGCGGCCGTCGCGGCCAGCCGGGTGATCCACCCCAACCTGGTCGGCGTCTACGACGCGATCGACGAGGCCGACCGGGCCTACGTGGTCCGCGAATGGGTGGACGGGCAGTCGCTGCGCGAGATGGTGACCGCCGACGGTCCGATGGACCCGGCCCGGGCCACGGCCATCGGCAGCGCCGTCGCCAGCGCCCTCGCCGCCGTGCACGCCACCGGCATGGTCCACGGCAACGTCCACCCCGGCACCGTGATGATCAGCGACGACGGCCGCGTGGTGCTGGCCGACGCGCGCACCGACGGGGCCGACAGTCAGGAGAACGACCTGCGGGCGGTCGGCGGGGTGCTCTACTTCGCCCTCACCGGCCACTGGCCGCACGGCGAGGCCCCGTTGCACGGCGCCACCGCCGGCCACGGCCGCGCCGCCCTTCCCGACGCCGTCCGGGACGCCGGCGGCGCCATCGCCGCCCCCCGTCAGGTGCGCGCCGGGGTGCCGGCGTACCTCGACGACCTCACCATGGACCTGCTCGACCCGGAGATCGCCCCGCCCTCGTCCGATGTCCTGTCGGCCGAGCTGAACCGGCTCGACATCCCCGCCGACGAGCACTTCCTGGAGCAGGCCGGTCCGCTGCGCTTCACGGCCGACACCGAGGACGAGCCCTCGCCGCTGGCCGCGGCCGGCGGTCGGAAGGTCGCCCTGGGCATCGCCGCTCTGCTGGCGGTGGCCCTGGTCGGGCTGCTCATCGGCATCAACGCCCTCGGCGACGACAAGGACCAGGGCAAGGAGCCGGTGGGGCAGCCGTCCAGCAGCGCGCCCGCCGCCGGCGGCACCAGCGTGCCGGCGGCCCCGGTCCGCAAGCTCAACATCCAGGATGTCCGGATCATCGACCCGGACAGCCGGGACCGCGCCGAGGTGCGGGACGCCGAGAAGGTCATCGACGGTGACCCGAACGAGGGCTGGGAGACCCAGAGCTACCGGAACAACGGCAAGTTCGGCGGCCTGAAGGACGGCATGGGGATCTGGATCGACCTCGGTGCCCCGCACACGGTCAAGGCGATCCAGGCCACCCTGTCGTCCACCGGCGCCTCCGCCGAGCTGCGCGCGGGCAAGAAGGAGTTCCCGTCCAGTTCCTCGGGTGACACGCAGCTCGTCGCCGCCTACACCGAGCGCATCGGGCAGCCGTTCGAGGACCACGACGGCACCACGATGGTCTTCGACGGGTTCAACCCGGAGGAGAAGTACCAGTACCTCCTCTTCTGGATCACCGAGCTGCCGGAGAAGGAGGGCGGCGGCGGCTGGAAGCTCGGCGTCCAGGAAATCACGGTCCAGGGCTCGTGA
- a CDS encoding GNAT family N-acetyltransferase translates to MSRRLVSLTLDTLEDLPRSCRQCVYWELDPVSAERACAAGDPGLEKEAWVSQTLLEWGSCGKLAYVDGMPAGFVMYAPPAYVPRSMAFPTSPVSADAALLMTAHVVPAFAGGGLGRMLVQGVARDLTKRGIKAIEAFGDAKFGDDGDDPGRACLAPADFFLSVGFKTVRPHPRYPRLRLELRTALSWKSDVEYALEKLLGSMSPETLLRPVRPAPATRSMS, encoded by the coding sequence ATGTCGCGACGTCTGGTCAGTCTGACCCTGGACACGCTGGAGGACCTGCCCCGATCCTGCCGGCAGTGCGTCTACTGGGAGCTGGACCCGGTCTCGGCCGAGCGCGCGTGCGCCGCCGGCGACCCGGGGCTGGAGAAGGAGGCCTGGGTCTCCCAGACGCTCCTGGAGTGGGGTTCCTGCGGCAAGCTCGCGTACGTGGACGGCATGCCCGCCGGTTTCGTCATGTACGCCCCGCCGGCCTACGTTCCGCGCTCGATGGCCTTCCCCACCTCGCCCGTCTCGGCGGACGCCGCGCTGCTCATGACGGCGCACGTGGTGCCCGCCTTCGCCGGCGGCGGCCTGGGCCGGATGCTGGTCCAGGGGGTCGCCCGGGATCTCACCAAGCGCGGGATCAAGGCCATCGAGGCGTTCGGCGACGCGAAGTTCGGCGACGACGGGGACGACCCGGGGCGGGCCTGCCTGGCGCCGGCCGACTTCTTCCTCTCGGTGGGCTTCAAGACGGTCCGCCCGCACCCGCGCTATCCCCGGCTCCGGCTGGAACTGCGCACGGCGTTGAGCTGGAAGTCCGACGTCGAGTACGCGCTGGAGAAGCTTCTCGGCTCGATGAGCCCGGAGACGCTGCTCCGCCCGGTCCGCCCGGCGCCCGCCACCCGCTCGATGAGCTGA
- a CDS encoding aminotransferase-like domain-containing protein, with protein MTGTTLDDYTDRYARRVRGMTASEIRALFAVASRPEVVSLAGGAPYIAALPLDAVGEMLGRLGAEHGATTLQYGIGQGTPELRERICEVMALSGIDASCGASPEDVVVTVGGQQALDLVARLFLDPGDVVLAEGPTYVGALGVFQAAQAQVAHVPMDSEGLIPEALEVAIADLARAGRRVKFLYTIPTYQNPTGVTLSEERRERVLDICERAGLLVVEDDPYGQLGFEGEAPAPLRARRRDGVFYLSTFSKTFAPGLRVGWILAPHAVRDKLVIASEAQILCPSGFAQAAVSTYLGTMPWRQQLKVYREVYRERRDALLDALADLMPEGTTWTTPAGGLFVWATLPDGLDSKAMMPRAVAARVAYVPGTGFYADGTGAGNMRLNFSFPPPERIREGVRRLAGVMEQEIAMRKVFGAVGGAGPRRRQGGSDAPGPDLA; from the coding sequence ATGACCGGCACGACGCTCGACGACTACACCGACCGGTACGCCCGGCGGGTCCGGGGGATGACGGCCTCCGAGATCCGGGCACTCTTCGCGGTGGCCAGCCGGCCGGAGGTGGTCTCGCTCGCCGGTGGGGCGCCCTACATCGCGGCGCTGCCGCTCGACGCGGTCGGCGAGATGCTCGGCCGGCTCGGCGCCGAGCATGGCGCCACCACCCTCCAGTACGGCATCGGCCAGGGCACCCCGGAGCTGCGCGAGCGGATCTGCGAGGTGATGGCGCTGTCCGGGATCGACGCGTCGTGCGGCGCCTCGCCGGAGGACGTGGTGGTCACCGTCGGCGGGCAACAGGCGCTCGACCTGGTGGCCCGGCTCTTCCTGGACCCGGGTGACGTGGTGCTCGCCGAGGGGCCGACGTACGTCGGCGCACTCGGAGTGTTCCAGGCCGCCCAGGCCCAGGTGGCGCACGTGCCGATGGACTCCGAGGGGCTGATCCCGGAGGCGCTGGAGGTGGCCATCGCCGACCTGGCCCGCGCCGGCCGGCGGGTCAAGTTCCTCTACACCATCCCGACCTACCAGAACCCCACCGGCGTGACGCTGAGCGAGGAGCGGCGCGAGCGGGTGCTCGACATCTGCGAGCGCGCCGGGCTGCTGGTGGTCGAGGACGACCCGTACGGTCAGCTCGGTTTCGAGGGCGAGGCGCCCGCGCCGCTGCGGGCCCGGCGGCGCGACGGGGTCTTCTACCTGAGCACCTTCTCCAAGACCTTCGCGCCGGGCCTGCGGGTGGGCTGGATCCTCGCCCCGCACGCGGTCCGCGACAAGCTGGTCATCGCCAGCGAGGCCCAGATCCTCTGCCCCAGCGGCTTCGCCCAGGCCGCCGTCTCGACGTACCTGGGCACCATGCCCTGGCGGCAGCAGCTCAAGGTCTACCGCGAGGTCTACCGGGAGCGCCGGGACGCGCTGCTCGACGCGCTCGCGGACCTGATGCCGGAGGGCACCACCTGGACCACCCCGGCCGGCGGCCTCTTCGTCTGGGCGACCCTGCCGGACGGCCTCGACTCCAAGGCGATGATGCCGCGGGCGGTCGCCGCCCGGGTCGCCTACGTGCCGGGCACCGGCTTCTACGCCGACGGGACCGGTGCGGGCAACATGCGGCTCAACTTCTCCTTCCCGCCGCCGGAGCGGATCCGTGAGGGCGTCCGCCGGCTCGCCGGCGTGATGGAGCAGGAGATCGCCATGCGCAAGGTCTTCGGCGCGGTCGGCGGGGCGGGTCCGCGGCGCCGGCAGGGCGGCTCGGACGCGCCCGGTCCCGACTTGGCATGA
- the sigM gene encoding RNA polymerase sigma factor SigM, with translation MAGRGGRAPGPATGDGPPAGMSDLDLLRAHVAGDRDAFTELFHRHRDRLWAVALRTVGDREEAADALQDALLSAHRAAARFRGDSAVTTWLHRIVVNACLDRIRRRQTHATVPLPDGVHTDGEPGRHTGGVEPAAPARDHDTALVVRQALAALPVEQRAALVLVDVQGYPVAEVARMLGVAEGTVKSRCARGRARLAVLLGHLRTGSDGAPDVPRVTGGNPRPPEGVGSTSGWSRRDASQEET, from the coding sequence ATGGCGGGTCGCGGTGGGCGTGCGCCCGGGCCGGCGACCGGTGACGGCCCGCCGGCCGGGATGTCCGACCTCGACCTGCTACGGGCGCACGTCGCCGGCGACCGGGACGCCTTCACCGAGCTGTTCCACCGGCACCGGGACCGGCTCTGGGCGGTGGCCCTGCGGACGGTCGGCGACCGCGAGGAGGCGGCCGACGCCCTCCAGGACGCGCTGCTGTCAGCGCACCGCGCCGCGGCCCGGTTCCGGGGCGACTCGGCGGTCACCACCTGGCTGCACCGGATCGTGGTCAACGCCTGCCTGGACCGGATCCGGCGGCGCCAGACGCACGCCACGGTCCCGCTGCCCGACGGCGTCCACACCGACGGGGAGCCCGGCCGGCACACCGGCGGGGTGGAGCCGGCCGCGCCGGCCCGGGACCACGACACCGCCCTGGTGGTCCGGCAGGCCCTCGCCGCGCTGCCGGTCGAGCAGCGGGCCGCGCTGGTCCTGGTGGACGTGCAGGGCTATCCGGTGGCCGAGGTGGCCCGGATGCTCGGGGTCGCCGAGGGGACGGTGAAAAGCCGGTGCGCCCGGGGCCGGGCCCGGCTCGCCGTGCTTCTCGGGCATCTGCGGACCGGCTCCGACGGGGCCCCGGACGTGCCCAGGGTCACCGGTGGGAACCCCCGGCCGCCCGAGGGCGTCGGATCCACGTCGGGGTGGTCCCGGCGGGATGCCAGCCAGGAGGAGACGTGA
- the trxB gene encoding thioredoxin-disulfide reductase, translating into MDEVRNLIIIGSGPAGYTAAVYAARANLKPLVIEGVQSGGALMTTTEVENFPGFADGILGPELMDNMRKQAERFGAEFLTDDVTRVELKDTGDTGSPELSTVWVGETAYRSKAVILSTGSAWRPLGVPGEQEYLGHGVSSCATCDGFFFRNQHIVVVGGGDSAMEEASFLTRFAESVTIIHRRDSFRASKIMAARALGNEKIKVEWNSVIEEILGEDGKVSGVRLRNVHSGESKVLDVTGVFVAIGHDPRSELFRGQVELDDEGYVKVQAPSTRTSIPGVFAAGDVVDHIYRQAITAAGTGCAAALDAERFIATLQG; encoded by the coding sequence GTGGACGAGGTCCGCAACCTGATCATCATCGGCTCCGGGCCGGCCGGTTACACGGCGGCGGTCTACGCCGCGCGCGCCAACCTCAAGCCGCTGGTCATCGAGGGCGTGCAGTCCGGCGGTGCGCTGATGACCACCACCGAGGTGGAGAACTTCCCCGGTTTCGCGGACGGCATCCTCGGCCCCGAGCTGATGGACAACATGCGCAAGCAGGCCGAGCGGTTCGGCGCCGAGTTCCTCACCGACGACGTGACCCGGGTCGAGCTGAAGGACACCGGTGACACCGGCTCGCCGGAGTTGAGCACCGTCTGGGTGGGCGAGACCGCCTACCGGAGCAAGGCGGTCATCCTCTCCACCGGCTCGGCCTGGCGCCCGCTGGGCGTGCCGGGCGAGCAGGAGTACCTGGGCCACGGGGTGTCGTCCTGCGCGACCTGTGACGGCTTCTTCTTCCGGAACCAGCACATCGTGGTGGTCGGCGGCGGCGACTCGGCGATGGAGGAGGCCAGCTTCCTCACCCGGTTCGCCGAGTCGGTGACGATCATCCACCGCCGCGACTCGTTCCGCGCCAGCAAGATCATGGCTGCTCGCGCCCTCGGCAACGAGAAGATCAAGGTCGAGTGGAACAGCGTGATCGAGGAGATCCTCGGCGAGGACGGCAAGGTCAGCGGCGTACGGCTGCGCAACGTGCACAGCGGTGAGAGCAAGGTGCTCGACGTCACCGGCGTCTTCGTGGCGATCGGCCACGACCCGCGCAGCGAGCTCTTCCGCGGCCAGGTGGAGCTCGACGACGAGGGGTACGTGAAGGTGCAGGCGCCGAGCACCCGGACCAGCATCCCGGGTGTCTTCGCCGCCGGTGACGTGGTCGACCACATCTACCGGCAGGCCATCACGGCGGCCGGCACGGGCTGTGCCGCCGCGCTCGACGCCGAGCGCTTCATCGCCACCCTGCAAGGCTGA
- a CDS encoding D-alanine--D-alanine ligase family protein: MSVSPAAHTSVTGPAATDELHVLVLAGGLSYERDVSLRSGRRVLDALRAVGVEAELRDADVALLPALAADPPDAVVIALHGATGEDGSLRGVLDLCDVPYVGCDARASRLAWDKPSAKAVLREAGIPTPDWVALPHDRFSELGAVAVLDRIADRLGLPLMVKPAQGGSGLGAAVVRDATSLPAAMVGCFAYDQTALVERYVPGMDVAVSVLDLGEGPQALPPVEIVPRNGVYDYAARYTAGRTTWHAPARLDPETTERVTRVALAAHAALGLRDLSRVDLIVDADGQPHVLEVNVSPGMTETSLLPLAVQAAGLDFGRALGTLVSRAAARRP, encoded by the coding sequence ATGTCCGTCAGCCCTGCCGCACACACTTCCGTGACCGGACCCGCCGCCACCGACGAACTGCACGTGCTGGTGCTCGCCGGCGGTCTCTCCTACGAGCGGGACGTCTCGCTCCGGTCCGGCCGGCGGGTGCTCGACGCGCTGCGCGCGGTCGGCGTGGAGGCCGAGCTGCGGGACGCTGACGTGGCGCTGCTGCCCGCCCTGGCCGCCGACCCGCCGGATGCCGTGGTGATCGCCCTGCACGGCGCCACCGGCGAGGACGGCTCGCTGCGCGGCGTGCTCGACCTCTGCGACGTGCCCTACGTCGGCTGCGACGCCCGCGCGTCCCGGCTCGCCTGGGACAAGCCCTCCGCCAAGGCGGTGCTGCGCGAGGCGGGCATCCCGACGCCCGACTGGGTGGCGCTGCCGCACGACCGCTTCTCGGAACTGGGCGCGGTGGCCGTCCTGGACCGGATCGCCGACCGGCTCGGCCTGCCGCTGATGGTCAAGCCCGCGCAGGGCGGTTCCGGGCTCGGCGCCGCCGTGGTCCGGGACGCCACGTCGCTGCCGGCCGCCATGGTCGGCTGTTTCGCGTACGACCAGACGGCGCTGGTGGAGCGCTACGTGCCCGGGATGGACGTGGCGGTCTCCGTGCTGGACCTGGGCGAGGGTCCGCAGGCCCTGCCCCCGGTCGAGATCGTGCCCCGCAACGGCGTCTACGACTACGCGGCCCGCTACACGGCCGGCCGCACCACCTGGCACGCGCCGGCCCGCCTCGACCCGGAGACGACCGAGCGCGTGACCCGGGTGGCGCTCGCCGCGCACGCCGCGCTGGGCCTCCGCGACCTGTCCCGCGTCGACCTGATCGTCGACGCGGACGGGCAGCCGCACGTGCTGGAGGTAAACGTCTCCCCCGGGATGACCGAGACCTCGCTGCTGCCGCTGGCCGTCCAGGCGGCGGGCCTGGACTTCGGGCGCGCGCTGGGCACCCTGGTGAGCCGCGCCGCCGCCCGCCGCCCCTGA
- a CDS encoding ParA family protein, with translation MHDDGRYDDPRVTGPGGRPSADGPVSRETNFQGWPSNGEPHDPSTRPPDCDPVVRRDVPPAGAVRPTSSVPANVPPARDPHDPSDGPVNAPAARPAPVRGNAAVPARFEPQPPAVVVPQQPTPESAPDVSATPAPPDTPPDTGYGAEAPASTYVSRETPTREEDDPPLAMEAMRAVQILNPSGEVTMPRPERTRVMCVANQKGGVGKTTTTVNLAVALALHGNRVLVVDLDPQGNASTGLNVPHHTGVPDVYDCLIDSVPLEEVAQAVEGIPNLWCVPATIDLAGAEIELVSVVARESRLARAIAAYPGHFDYVFIDCPPSLGLLTVNALVAAQEVLIPIQCEYYALEGLNQLIQNINLVRQHLNPKLEVSTILLTMYDRRTRLADAVEQDVRNHFGDKVLQAVIPRNVRVSEAPSYGQSVMTYDPGSRGATSYFEAAQEIAERGVKEPVSRNA, from the coding sequence GTGCATGACGACGGCAGGTACGACGATCCACGGGTGACCGGGCCAGGCGGACGACCCTCGGCCGACGGCCCCGTTTCACGTGAAACCAACTTCCAGGGCTGGCCGTCTAACGGCGAGCCACACGACCCGTCCACGCGGCCCCCGGACTGTGACCCGGTGGTGCGGCGGGACGTGCCTCCGGCCGGCGCCGTGCGGCCGACCTCGTCCGTGCCGGCGAACGTCCCGCCAGCGCGGGACCCGCACGATCCGAGCGACGGCCCGGTGAACGCGCCCGCCGCCCGTCCGGCCCCGGTACGCGGGAACGCCGCCGTCCCCGCACGGTTCGAGCCGCAGCCGCCGGCCGTGGTCGTGCCGCAACAGCCCACCCCGGAGTCCGCGCCGGACGTGTCCGCGACCCCGGCTCCTCCCGACACGCCACCGGATACCGGCTACGGTGCCGAGGCCCCGGCGAGCACGTACGTTTCACGTGAAACCCCGACGCGCGAAGAGGATGACCCACCGTTGGCTATGGAGGCTATGCGCGCCGTGCAGATCCTGAACCCCAGTGGTGAGGTCACCATGCCGCGCCCCGAACGGACCCGGGTGATGTGCGTCGCCAACCAGAAGGGCGGCGTGGGCAAGACCACCACCACGGTGAACCTGGCAGTGGCGCTCGCCCTGCACGGCAACCGGGTGCTGGTCGTCGACCTCGACCCGCAGGGCAACGCCTCCACCGGGCTCAACGTGCCGCACCACACCGGCGTGCCGGACGTCTACGACTGCCTCATCGACAGCGTGCCGCTGGAGGAGGTGGCCCAGGCCGTCGAGGGCATCCCGAACCTGTGGTGCGTACCGGCCACCATCGACCTGGCGGGTGCCGAGATCGAGCTGGTCTCCGTCGTCGCCCGGGAGTCCCGGCTGGCTCGGGCCATCGCCGCGTACCCCGGGCACTTCGACTACGTGTTCATCGACTGCCCGCCCTCGCTCGGTCTGCTGACCGTCAACGCGTTGGTCGCCGCGCAGGAGGTGCTGATCCCGATCCAGTGCGAGTACTACGCGCTGGAGGGCCTCAACCAGCTCATCCAGAACATCAACCTCGTCCGGCAGCACCTGAACCCGAAGCTCGAGGTGTCCACGATCCTGCTCACCATGTACGACCGGCGTACCCGGCTGGCCGACGCGGTGGAGCAGGACGTCCGGAACCACTTCGGGGACAAGGTGCTCCAGGCCGTGATCCCCCGGAACGTACGGGTCTCCGAGGCGCCCAGCTACGGGCAGTCGGTGATGACCTACGATCCCGGTTCGCGGGGGGCCACGAGCTACTTCGAGGCCGCCCAGGAGATCGCGGAGCGGGGCGTCAAGGAGCCGGTGAGCCGGAATGCGTAG
- a CDS encoding ParB/RepB/Spo0J family partition protein: MKNRPRGGLGRGLGALIPTGPVPGSAPATAETENGTAAAVPATPIGGATAAVTGANGVGDVAAPAAPAAPTAEPEPQLSPVPGARFAEIPVDSIVPNPKQPRHVFDEEALEELKTSIQEVGFLQPIVVRQLDSEKYELVMGERRWRAAQAVGRESIPAIVRDTKDDAMLRDALLENIHRANLNPLEEAAAYQQLLEEFGATHEELARRIGRSRPQISNTIRLMNLPAQVQRRVAAGVLSAGHARALLSLDDSEAQEQLAKRIVAEGISVRATEELVALALADGPAKAPAAKRRPKPHAPALTDLADRLSDRFDTRVKVDIGRSKGKITIEFATVDDLERIVGIIGVGQEEQPPGE; encoded by the coding sequence ATGAAGAACCGTCCTCGCGGCGGTCTGGGCCGAGGGCTCGGCGCCCTCATCCCCACCGGGCCCGTGCCGGGCAGTGCCCCGGCGACCGCCGAAACCGAGAACGGTACGGCGGCGGCCGTCCCGGCCACCCCGATCGGTGGCGCCACGGCGGCCGTGACGGGAGCCAACGGCGTCGGTGACGTTGCCGCCCCGGCGGCCCCGGCGGCCCCGACCGCCGAGCCGGAGCCGCAACTGAGCCCGGTCCCCGGAGCCCGCTTCGCCGAGATCCCGGTCGACAGCATCGTGCCGAACCCCAAGCAGCCCCGGCACGTCTTCGACGAGGAGGCGCTGGAGGAGCTGAAGACCTCGATCCAGGAGGTCGGCTTCCTCCAGCCGATCGTCGTCCGCCAGCTCGACAGCGAGAAGTACGAGCTCGTCATGGGTGAGCGGCGCTGGCGCGCGGCCCAGGCGGTCGGCCGGGAGAGCATCCCCGCCATCGTCCGGGACACCAAGGACGACGCGATGCTCCGGGATGCGCTGCTGGAGAACATCCACCGCGCGAACCTCAACCCGCTGGAAGAGGCCGCCGCGTACCAGCAACTGCTGGAGGAGTTCGGCGCGACCCACGAGGAACTGGCCCGCCGGATCGGCCGGAGCCGGCCGCAGATCTCCAACACCATCCGGCTGATGAACCTCCCCGCCCAGGTGCAGCGCCGGGTCGCCGCCGGCGTGCTCTCCGCCGGCCACGCCCGCGCCCTGCTCAGCCTCGACGACTCCGAGGCGCAGGAGCAGCTCGCCAAGCGCATCGTCGCCGAAGGCATCTCCGTACGCGCCACCGAGGAACTGGTGGCGCTGGCGCTCGCCGACGGCCCGGCGAAGGCCCCGGCCGCGAAGCGCCGGCCGAAGCCGCACGCGCCCGCGCTCACGGACCTCGCCGACCGGCTGTCCGATCGCTTCGACACCCGGGTGAAGGTCGACATCGGCCGGAGCAAGGGCAAGATCACGATCGAGTTCGCGACCGTCGACGACCTGGAACGGATCGTGGGAATCATCGGCGTCGGGCAGGAGGAGCAGCCGCCCGGGGAGTGA
- a CDS encoding N-acetylmuramoyl-L-alanine amidase: protein MRPIRPGDRGPAVAEIRTVLTGLELLPAGRGGEEFDAETERAVRAFQQSRGLSVDGRVGTETWQALDAARWRFGARTLYHAVPEPLTGEDVRSLQERLLEMGYDAGRADAIYGIRTSRAVAQFQREMGLKPDGTCGPHTINALRRLGRKVVGGRPQWLRESDAIRQAGPTLVGRTVVIDPGHGGTDPGVVVPDGPLRWTEADLVHDLASRLEGRLAAAGVRVQLTRGPSPRTCLPDADRAQLANSLGADVFISLHTDGHANPAADGVATYHYGTDNGVTSATGERLAGLVQREIVARTGLRDCRTHAKTWDLLRLTRMPAVRVEVGYLTSPADRHRLVDPRFRDRLVEAIVAAVQRMYYPIERDVPTGSIDVSELRAVVAAGTVVD, encoded by the coding sequence GTGCGTCCCATCCGACCCGGTGACCGGGGACCCGCGGTGGCCGAGATCCGCACCGTCCTCACCGGCCTGGAGCTGCTCCCGGCCGGCCGCGGCGGCGAGGAGTTCGACGCGGAGACCGAGCGCGCCGTCCGGGCGTTCCAGCAGTCCCGCGGCCTCAGCGTGGACGGGCGGGTGGGCACGGAGACCTGGCAGGCGCTGGACGCGGCCCGCTGGCGGTTCGGCGCGCGCACCCTCTACCACGCGGTCCCCGAGCCGCTGACCGGCGAGGACGTCCGGTCACTCCAGGAACGGCTCCTGGAGATGGGGTACGACGCGGGCCGCGCCGACGCCATCTACGGCATCCGCACCTCCCGCGCGGTAGCCCAGTTCCAGCGGGAGATGGGGTTGAAACCGGACGGGACGTGTGGTCCGCACACCATCAACGCGCTGCGCCGCCTGGGCCGGAAGGTGGTCGGCGGGCGGCCGCAGTGGCTCCGCGAGTCCGACGCCATCCGGCAGGCCGGCCCGACCCTGGTCGGGCGGACCGTGGTCATCGACCCGGGGCACGGCGGCACCGACCCGGGCGTGGTCGTGCCCGACGGCCCGCTGCGCTGGACCGAGGCGGACCTCGTGCACGACCTGGCCAGCCGGCTGGAGGGGCGGCTCGCCGCGGCCGGCGTACGCGTGCAGCTCACCCGGGGCCCGTCCCCGCGGACCTGCCTGCCGGACGCGGACCGCGCCCAGCTCGCCAACTCCCTCGGCGCCGACGTCTTCATCTCCCTGCACACCGACGGGCACGCCAACCCGGCGGCCGACGGGGTGGCCACCTACCACTACGGCACCGACAACGGCGTCACCTCCGCCACCGGGGAGCGGCTGGCCGGGCTGGTGCAGCGGGAGATCGTGGCCCGCACCGGGCTGCGGGACTGCCGCACCCACGCCAAGACCTGGGACCTGCTGCGGCTGACCCGGATGCCCGCGGTCCGGGTCGAGGTGGGCTACCTGACCTCACCGGCCGACCGCCACCGGCTCGTGGACCCCCGGTTCCGGGACCGGCTGGTCGAGGCGATCGTCGCCGCCGTGCAGCGGATGTACTACCCGATCGAGCGGGACGTGCCCACCGGCTCGATCGACGTGAGCGAGCTGCGGGCGGTGGTGGCCGCCGGCACGGTGGTCGACTGA
- the trxA gene encoding thioredoxin, whose protein sequence is MGATKAVTDASFASDVLKSDKPVLVDFWAEWCGPCRKVSPLLEEIAGEMGDQVTIVKLNIDENPETARTYRVMSVPTLTIFKNGEPVQSIAGAKPKGELVKLIESAL, encoded by the coding sequence GTGGGAGCAACCAAGGCGGTCACGGACGCGAGCTTCGCGAGCGACGTGCTGAAGTCCGACAAGCCGGTTCTGGTCGACTTCTGGGCGGAGTGGTGCGGTCCGTGCCGCAAGGTCTCGCCGCTGCTGGAGGAGATCGCGGGCGAGATGGGTGACCAGGTCACCATCGTCAAGCTCAACATCGACGAGAACCCCGAGACGGCGCGCACCTACCGGGTGATGTCCGTGCCGACCCTGACCATCTTCAAGAACGGCGAGCCGGTGCAGTCCATCGCCGGCGCCAAGCCGAAGGGTGAGCTGGTCAAGCTCATCGAGTCGGCGCTCTGA